In the Methylobacter sp. YRD-M1 genome, one interval contains:
- the hxsB gene encoding His-Xaa-Ser system radical SAM maturase HxsB → MSELGKKFRSVPAFDRASSGQYQTLPCRFVKLDDNRYVLTNEVGEHLIVTRSQLEQFVRKSIPFHSDFYHDLKSKHFLIDDDSNVAIDLLALKYRTKAQRISQFTALHIFVVTLRCDYTCQYCQVSRQTDDKLAYDMSQETADRALEFVFRSPSPAIKIEFQGGEPLLNFPMIRYVVEQAKRINENHGKDVQFVITTNLSLLTDDILAFCLAHDICLSTSLDGPEELHNWNRPRPGKNGYQLTIEGIRKAQAVLGKDRVGALMTTTEASLPQVKEIIDTYLLLGMDAIFLRALSPYGFAVKTRQTEKYDVERWFEFYKEGLNYILDINRQGYPFVELYASLIINKIFSPFGTGYVDLQSPAGMAISAIVYNYDGDIYASDEARMLAEMGDKRFRLGSVYHDSYEDVILSDTVLDTLESTLSESLPMCNDCGFLPYCGTDPVYHYATQEDVIGHKATSGFCSKNMKIFRYLFTLLEDDSEARKILLSWVRP, encoded by the coding sequence ATGTCTGAGTTAGGAAAAAAATTTCGCTCGGTGCCAGCCTTTGACCGAGCTTCATCTGGTCAGTACCAAACACTGCCATGTCGCTTCGTTAAGCTCGATGATAACCGTTATGTATTAACCAATGAGGTTGGTGAGCATTTGATTGTCACACGGTCGCAGCTGGAGCAGTTTGTTAGAAAGAGCATTCCATTCCACAGCGACTTTTACCACGATTTAAAATCAAAGCATTTCCTGATTGATGATGACTCGAATGTGGCCATCGATCTGCTTGCACTCAAATATAGAACCAAAGCACAGCGGATTTCACAATTCACGGCGCTGCATATCTTTGTGGTTACCCTACGCTGTGACTATACCTGTCAATATTGTCAAGTATCTCGGCAGACTGATGACAAGTTAGCCTATGACATGAGTCAGGAAACCGCAGATCGGGCATTGGAATTTGTATTTAGAAGCCCGTCACCAGCAATCAAAATTGAATTCCAAGGCGGAGAACCGCTATTAAACTTCCCCATGATTCGCTATGTAGTCGAGCAGGCGAAACGTATCAATGAAAACCATGGTAAGGATGTTCAATTTGTTATAACGACCAATTTGAGTCTTCTGACGGATGATATTCTAGCATTCTGCCTTGCGCATGATATTTGCCTTTCGACTTCCTTGGATGGACCAGAAGAACTACACAATTGGAATCGGCCACGTCCTGGAAAGAATGGTTATCAGCTCACTATTGAAGGTATCAGAAAGGCCCAAGCCGTTTTAGGCAAGGATAGGGTAGGGGCTTTAATGACTACAACGGAAGCCAGTCTCCCCCAGGTAAAGGAAATTATCGATACCTATCTTTTATTAGGAATGGACGCCATTTTTCTTCGTGCCTTAAGCCCGTATGGATTTGCGGTCAAAACTCGACAAACTGAAAAATATGACGTGGAACGCTGGTTTGAATTCTACAAGGAAGGGCTGAATTACATCCTGGACATCAATCGTCAAGGTTATCCTTTTGTCGAACTGTATGCGTCGCTGATTATCAATAAGATCTTTTCACCGTTTGGCACAGGCTATGTTGATTTACAATCTCCAGCCGGCATGGCCATTTCAGCTATTGTTTACAATTATGATGGTGATATTTATGCCTCCGATGAAGCCAGGATGCTGGCAGAAATGGGGGATAAGCGTTTTAGGCTGGGAAGCGTTTATCATGACAGTTATGAAGATGTTATTCTGTCGGATACCGTTCTCGATACGCTTGAGTCTACGTTATCGGAAAGTTTGCCAATGTGTAATGACTGTGGCTTTTTGCCTTATTGCGGAACTGATCCAGTTTATCACTATGCAACGCAAGAGGATGTTATCGGACATAAGGCTACAAGCGGCTTTTGCAGTAAGAATATGAAAATCTTTCGCTACCTTTTCACTCTTTTGGAAGATGATTCGGAAGCCAGAAAAATTCTGTTAAGTTGGGTGCGCCCATGA
- the hxsD gene encoding His-Xaa-Ser system protein HxsD gives MTGTDVVSVDLSFDNNVFSIDTIKRALYRFADRCSFDIQSLDQQTKVTLHITSSLSRPAIDDLCARIRNEVLDQDLRDTLSRETANIRTLILANAFSNTGLIES, from the coding sequence ATGACAGGTACGGATGTAGTCAGCGTTGACTTGTCTTTTGACAACAACGTGTTTTCCATAGATACCATTAAACGGGCGCTCTATCGCTTTGCCGATAGGTGCTCGTTTGATATTCAATCGCTAGATCAGCAAACAAAAGTTACATTGCACATTACTTCGAGTTTGTCTCGGCCTGCAATCGATGACTTATGTGCCAGAATACGCAATGAAGTTCTAGATCAGGATTTAAGGGATACGCTTTCTAGAGAGACGGCTAACATCCGTACCCTAATACTAGCCAATGCCTTTTCCAATACTGGCCTTATCGAGTCCTAG
- a CDS encoding ATP-dependent nuclease has translation MYLRRVQINNFRNFAELDVSLNANVVVVGENQVGKSNFIFAMQLVLDPGLPDSVRQLKLTDIWDGVDLSTSPEIQIHLDLADFDNDPNLVALLTDYRLSTDHTIARLSYVFRKKLDVIGAPSSEVDYEFKVYGGGDETRSVRNEVRRRICLDVLHALRDAEGVLGTWRSSPLRPLLEDAIGKVPQSDLDNIAIKIASATEQLGALDPVKTMEANLRKQIADLAGSSQDIKAKIGFTPTSPLRLFRSLGLFIDDGKRSITDASLGSANLALLALRLAEFEWRRMKNERNYTFVCIEEPEAHLHPHLQRKVFQKLFSQNTDEQRGLFLTTHSPNIASVAPLHSIVLLKATANNGSSAFSLAHLNLGTNDLEDLQRYLDTTRAEILFSRGVIFVEGDAEAALLPVFAKSCGHDLDDLGVTVCNVGGVNFSPYVKLASELAIPFVVITDWDPLDGTKPPLGRKRALDLIDDIVTIQGKKMIDDIQIAELERTDDNLFKKSVKKAGIFLNNSTLEIEIAGTSGLVTPLLSILEAEEFGAKRKNRLEKWKNDSSTVDSDQLMAMIADVGKGRLAGRLASKAKDLAPPTYIAEAIAHIAENV, from the coding sequence GTGTATTTGCGTCGTGTACAGATTAACAACTTCAGGAATTTTGCGGAACTTGATGTCTCGCTTAATGCTAATGTAGTGGTGGTAGGAGAAAATCAAGTTGGTAAAAGTAATTTTATTTTTGCAATGCAGCTTGTTCTCGATCCAGGGTTGCCAGACTCAGTAAGGCAGCTGAAGTTGACAGATATCTGGGACGGTGTGGATTTATCAACATCACCAGAGATACAAATTCATCTTGACTTAGCCGACTTCGATAATGATCCAAATCTTGTCGCTTTACTGACTGATTACCGCCTTTCCACAGACCATACAATCGCTCGTTTGAGCTACGTCTTCCGCAAGAAATTGGATGTCATCGGCGCTCCAAGTTCTGAAGTCGATTATGAATTCAAGGTTTATGGTGGTGGAGATGAAACCCGCTCTGTTCGTAATGAAGTCAGACGACGCATCTGCTTGGATGTTCTCCATGCGCTCAGAGATGCCGAGGGAGTGCTTGGAACATGGCGTTCATCGCCGCTTCGCCCACTGCTTGAGGATGCTATAGGGAAGGTTCCTCAGTCCGACTTAGATAATATTGCAATAAAAATAGCATCTGCAACAGAACAACTTGGCGCTCTTGATCCAGTCAAGACCATGGAAGCTAATCTGCGCAAACAGATTGCCGATCTAGCAGGCTCTTCTCAGGATATTAAGGCAAAAATCGGCTTTACGCCGACAAGCCCACTACGTCTTTTTCGTTCGCTCGGATTATTTATTGATGACGGGAAACGGAGCATTACGGATGCAAGTCTTGGTTCAGCCAATCTCGCACTACTGGCTCTGAGGTTAGCGGAGTTTGAATGGCGACGCATGAAGAACGAACGCAATTATACGTTCGTTTGTATCGAAGAACCCGAGGCTCATCTGCATCCCCATTTACAGCGAAAAGTATTTCAGAAACTTTTTTCTCAAAACACTGACGAGCAGCGAGGTTTGTTTCTAACGACACACTCTCCCAATATAGCAAGTGTAGCGCCACTTCACTCCATTGTTCTGCTTAAGGCCACTGCGAATAATGGCTCCAGTGCGTTTTCGCTCGCGCACTTGAACCTGGGCACTAACGATCTTGAAGACCTTCAACGTTATTTAGACACAACCCGCGCGGAGATTCTGTTTTCGCGCGGTGTAATCTTCGTGGAAGGTGACGCGGAGGCCGCTCTTTTACCAGTGTTCGCGAAAAGTTGTGGGCACGACTTAGATGATTTAGGTGTGACGGTCTGTAATGTAGGCGGTGTCAATTTTAGCCCCTATGTAAAGCTCGCCAGCGAATTAGCCATTCCGTTTGTTGTTATCACGGACTGGGACCCGCTCGACGGCACGAAACCTCCTCTTGGCCGCAAACGAGCTCTCGACCTAATTGACGATATTGTTACGATACAAGGCAAAAAAATGATTGATGATATCCAAATAGCGGAGCTTGAGAGGACAGATGACAACCTTTTTAAAAAATCAGTCAAGAAAGCGGGGATATTCCTAAATAACTCTACCCTTGAGATTGAGATTGCTGGTACATCCGGCTTAGTTACCCCTCTTCTTTCTATTTTGGAGGCAGAGGAGTTCGGCGCCAAACGGAAAAATAGACTCGAAAAGTGGAAGAACGATTCAAGTACCGTTGACAGTGATCAGCTTATGGCGATGATTGCAGATGTTGGTAAGGGCCGCCTCGCGGGCCGTCTTGCTTCTAAGGCAAAAGATTTGGCACCGCCGACCTATATTGCCGAAGCCATTGCGCATATTGCAGAAAATGTCTGA
- a CDS encoding thermonuclease family protein, translating to MPLTRFKIIPLAFCGLILSYCISLANAAEMLEGRVVGVHDGDTVTLLVAGNQPLKVRLAQIDAPESDQAFGQRSKQSLSDMVFNKTIQVQKEAVDRYGRTVGTLFVGDLDANKEQVKRGMAWAYRQYMHDQSLLQAEEDARQAKLGLWADPNPLPPWEYRHGGKNKKTNNKTAKTTDHALLKEAVASQSVSSSCGSKQYCKEMSSCEEAKHYLTQCGLSRLDRDGDGIPCESLCARGR from the coding sequence ATGCCTTTAACTCGATTCAAAATCATTCCTCTTGCTTTTTGTGGACTTATCCTGTCTTACTGCATTAGCTTAGCCAATGCAGCTGAAATGCTCGAAGGCCGTGTAGTCGGTGTGCATGATGGCGATACGGTCACTTTATTAGTGGCAGGCAACCAACCGTTAAAAGTTAGGCTGGCACAGATTGATGCGCCTGAAAGTGATCAGGCTTTTGGACAACGGTCCAAGCAATCATTATCGGATATGGTCTTTAATAAGACTATCCAAGTGCAGAAAGAGGCTGTCGATAGATATGGCCGGACAGTGGGTACTCTTTTTGTCGGCGATCTTGATGCTAACAAAGAACAGGTTAAGCGGGGAATGGCTTGGGCATACCGACAGTACATGCACGATCAATCTTTATTGCAGGCAGAAGAGGATGCACGCCAAGCCAAATTAGGACTATGGGCTGATCCAAACCCGTTGCCACCTTGGGAGTATCGGCATGGAGGAAAAAACAAAAAAACTAACAATAAAACTGCTAAAACTACGGATCATGCTTTGCTGAAGGAAGCGGTGGCCAGTCAGTCTGTGAGTTCATCCTGTGGGAGCAAGCAATATTGTAAAGAGATGAGTTCATGCGAAGAAGCCAAGCATTATCTGACCCAATGTGGTTTATCGCGGCTGGATCGGGATGGGGATGGTATTCCTTGTGAGAGCCTTTGTGCCCGTGGTCGATAA
- a CDS encoding DUF3644 domain-containing protein — translation MLEKSIAAMLSAIEVYNKPDFKYREETFSVLCINAWELLLKAKVLHLSSNKLASLYVMEYRTLKTGEKSKAKKPKKNRSGNPMSINLFEAYRIITEDFGVKIEKPVSDNLMALTEIRDNSIHFVNDDLLLSLKIQELGSASLQNYLHLVKNWFGNPLSGYNFYLMPISFFREFAEAPGMSLNSCERKVLNYIKKYEEEYDKNDEIGDYNLTLRIDIKFQKVKSNSGIPVQITNDSSAMTVRFKEEEITDKYPWDYSVLNTRLTKRYSDFKINATYHAIRRELEKDTRFAYKRFLNPNNQNAGKKTFYNSNIIREFDKHYTKNGSGQVIPIESHLTERASLDVQKSSDFPSDQKLPSLLGR, via the coding sequence ATGTTAGAAAAGTCAATTGCAGCAATGCTTTCTGCAATTGAAGTCTATAACAAACCAGACTTCAAATATCGAGAGGAAACATTCTCGGTTCTATGTATTAATGCTTGGGAGCTGTTGCTAAAAGCCAAGGTTTTACACTTATCAAGTAATAAGCTTGCGTCGTTATATGTAATGGAATATAGAACTCTGAAAACCGGAGAAAAATCTAAAGCGAAAAAGCCCAAAAAGAATCGGTCTGGAAATCCTATGTCGATCAACCTGTTTGAGGCATATAGAATTATTACCGAGGACTTTGGTGTAAAAATTGAAAAGCCAGTGAGCGATAATCTAATGGCTCTTACAGAAATTAGAGACAATTCCATTCATTTTGTTAATGACGATTTGCTTTTATCATTAAAGATTCAAGAACTCGGAAGCGCATCTTTACAGAATTACCTTCATTTGGTTAAAAATTGGTTTGGTAACCCATTATCGGGATACAACTTTTATCTTATGCCGATTTCGTTCTTCAGGGAATTTGCCGAAGCACCAGGTATGTCCTTAAATTCTTGTGAACGAAAGGTATTAAATTACATAAAAAAATACGAAGAAGAATATGATAAAAATGACGAAATTGGTGACTACAATTTAACCTTAAGAATTGACATAAAATTTCAGAAGGTTAAAAGTAATTCCGGCATACCTGTTCAAATTACTAACGATTCAAGTGCTATGACTGTTAGATTTAAGGAAGAGGAAATTACTGACAAATATCCTTGGGATTATAGCGTTCTAAATACACGTCTTACTAAAAGATATTCTGACTTTAAGATCAATGCCACATATCACGCAATTCGACGAGAACTAGAAAAAGATACAAGGTTTGCCTACAAGCGTTTTTTGAATCCGAACAATCAAAATGCCGGAAAAAAAACGTTCTATAATTCGAATATCATAAGAGAGTTTGATAAACATTATACAAAGAACGGATCTGGCCAAGTAATACCTATTGAGAGCCATCTAACTGAACGAGCTAGTCTTGACGTCCAGAAAAGTTCAGATTTCCCCAGTGATCAAAAATTGCCTTCATTATTAGGGCGCTAA
- the hxsC gene encoding His-Xaa-Ser system radical SAM maturase HxsC: MIYLHSKNNNVLGDICHTRPFISKVTTNSNLPVPLRASHTLRWNGSTDALPQGFGLILLSSDTSLDGDEAGRLMNVLRLAPELDYLKDHDVIKFQPTNCGINVLYRHEANSNSFLVTERCNSFCIMCSQPPRDIDDHYLVDDMLEALPMIHPETHEIGITGGEPTLWGDDFIRLIQASKVHLPGTALHILSNGRNFKNLDLAIKVAKIKHHDLMIGIPLYADYSQLHDYIVQADDAFDDTIRGILNLKRCRVPVEIRVVIHRENYRRLPHLAEFITRNLLFVDHVALMGLEIRGFAKSNLDALWIDSYKYRDELAQAVDILAHSRMRVSIYNHPLCIISESARPFAVKSISDWKNDFLDECLNCNSRQECGGFFSSNLTKTSSHIKAL; the protein is encoded by the coding sequence ATGATCTATCTGCACTCAAAGAACAATAATGTATTGGGCGATATCTGTCATACAAGGCCGTTTATTTCCAAAGTCACTACCAATTCCAATCTACCTGTTCCGCTTCGGGCATCCCACACTTTACGATGGAATGGTTCTACCGATGCTTTACCTCAAGGGTTTGGATTGATTCTGCTTTCAAGCGATACCTCCTTAGATGGAGATGAGGCAGGCCGATTAATGAATGTGCTCCGCTTAGCACCAGAACTGGATTACCTCAAGGATCATGATGTCATCAAATTTCAACCGACAAATTGCGGAATCAATGTCTTGTATCGGCATGAGGCTAATTCCAATTCGTTTTTGGTAACGGAACGTTGCAATTCTTTTTGCATCATGTGTTCTCAACCACCCAGAGATATTGACGATCACTATCTGGTGGATGACATGCTGGAAGCCTTGCCCATGATTCATCCTGAAACGCATGAGATTGGTATAACGGGTGGAGAGCCGACATTGTGGGGTGATGATTTCATAAGGTTGATTCAGGCTTCAAAAGTCCATTTGCCTGGAACTGCTTTGCATATTCTCTCGAACGGGCGCAATTTCAAGAACTTGGATTTAGCAATTAAGGTTGCCAAGATCAAACATCATGACTTGATGATCGGGATTCCCCTATACGCCGATTACTCACAGCTTCATGACTATATTGTTCAAGCTGATGATGCGTTCGATGATACTATTCGTGGCATTCTAAACCTCAAACGGTGCCGCGTTCCGGTAGAAATCCGCGTGGTTATTCATCGGGAGAATTACCGTCGTTTGCCACATTTGGCTGAATTCATTACTCGGAATTTATTGTTCGTTGATCATGTTGCTTTGATGGGATTGGAGATTAGAGGCTTTGCTAAATCCAATTTGGATGCGCTATGGATTGACTCTTACAAGTACCGTGACGAATTGGCTCAAGCCGTTGATATTTTGGCGCACTCTCGAATGCGCGTCTCCATTTACAATCATCCTCTTTGCATTATTTCAGAATCAGCAAGGCCCTTTGCGGTGAAGTCAATCAGCGATTGGAAAAATGATTTCCTTGATGAATGTCTAAACTGTAATTCCAGACAAGAATGTGGAGGATTTTTCTCTTCAAATCTCACCAAGACAAGTAGTCATATTAAAGCTCTATAA